Genomic window (Erythrolamprus reginae isolate rEryReg1 chromosome 3, rEryReg1.hap1, whole genome shotgun sequence):
aattctgttattctattttctatttatctCTTCATaacgctttacagccctctctaagcggtttacacagtcagaatattacccccaacaatttgagttctcattttaccaacggagtcaaccttgagttcggtcaggatcaaactcctggctgtggcacagttagcctgcaatactgcagtctAATCACTGGCTCTTTATTCTGTAAATGAATTACTATATGCATCAATCAGGTAGTTTCTAGTCATTTGTATGCAGAACACAACATATATAATCTAGGTAGAAATATTTGGGTATTAGAGTTGGATAGAGCCAAAGCAATGGATGGCAatggccacaacagagaaggcactGATAGGATTATGGGAAGCGGACTGGATGGATAGTTGCACAGCTGTCTTTGACTTCAAAGACTATGTTGATATTCAATTAGTCTGCCTGCCCTCTTCTCCTTACCTTCCTTACTGCCATCACCATTATGGGTTAAATGTCTTTGGCTTAAAGCACAGCATAAGGAGAGGCAGAGCAAGAAGATTGGTGGATGGATCAGTGCACGGGCAATGTGGAGGAGGGGGAAATGCTCCCCTCCTCCACATTGAGGAAAATCATTCCTAGTTGTACCACAAtcaacttcaatgatctaacacaaatagaTTTTACAGAAGaatgttagaaaggcattacacaacctaaaaccatctctatctattggatctaatggactatgtgcatacttcttaaaaaagctctccatacCCTttgctgaacctctaagcataatttttcaaaaaatccttcaggactagctccttatccaacctatggtcactagccacagtcatccctattttcaaaaaaggagatccaagtaacgttGAAAATTATAGCcctatctattttttatttatcagatttgtatgcccccctctccgtagactcggggcggctaacaacaataataagacaatataagcaaatctaatatttaagttaatttaagaaaccaatcatacatacagacataccatgcataaattttataagcctagggggaagggaaagtctcaattcccccatgcctgacgacagaggtgggttttaaggagcttacgaaaggcaaggaaggtgggggcaactctgatatctggggggagttagttccaaacggtcggggccaccagagagaagactcttcccttgggtcctgccaaatgacattgtttagttgacgggacctggagaaggccaactctgtgagacctaactggtcgctgggatttgtgcggcagaaggcggtcccggagatattctggtccgatgccatgaagggctttgtaggtcataaccaacactttgaattgtgaccggaaactgatcggcaaccaatgcagactgcggagtgttggtgtaacatgggcatatttaggaaagcccatgatagctcttgcagctgcattctgcacgatctgaagtttccgaacacttttcaaaggtagccccatgtagagagcattacaatagacgagcctcgaggtgatgagggcatgagtgactatgagcagtgactcccagtctatTTGGATTTCATCACcagcaaagtcatggaatcaatcataaaccaatctgttatactccacttagaaactaataacctactctcaacaaacaatttggtttcaggaaaaaaaattatcctgtaatctgcaactcttactgcaaaaacatatgggccactcaacttgatcagggtaaaacaatagacacaatttacatacacttttgtaaagcctttgattcagtagtacatgacaactacttctgaaactagaatcctatggcatctttggacccctacatgattggataaccgtGTTCttgtctaacagacaacaagtggtcaaaattggaagtgccatatcaaatcctgctcctgtcaatagtggtgtccctcaaggcagtgttctaggaccaacattctttatactctacataaacaatctttatgaccatattataagcaactgtgttctttttgcttaTGATGTTACACTATTCACTACCATAGACAATGCTGctatccttcaaaaagaccttgaacatgtaacagaatggtcaaacaactggcaacttcaaatctcaagcaaaaaatgctctgtcttgtacattggcaaaaagaatcagaatacaaaatacaaacttggaggaaacaaacttgtagatgactctaagtgctagagcccactgtaacaacattgccacaattttggcaatattacactactaaccagagcttacaaaacatttgttagaccaattctggaatacagctcacctttcTGGAACCTGCAatgtatatcagacattaatacaattgagagaatccagaaatatttcacaagaagaatctttcactcctccactcgcaacaaaatactttattctaccagacttgaaatactgggattaggcaATTTACAGCTACATAGCCTCTGatttgatctaaatgtagttcataaaatcatataccaaaatgtccttcctgttaatgactacttcaccttcaaccgcaacaatgcatgggcatgtaatagattcaaactaaatgtaaaccactccaaactcgactgcagaaaatacaacttcagcaatagagtgatcagtgcctggaatgcactaactgactctgtggtttttcccccaaatcccaaaaactttaaccttggactgtctacagtcaacctcttcccatttctaagaggtctgtgtaagggcaccactgtgcctaccatccctgtccaactgtcctcttttattgttactttttacttaccggtatgttatgtttatacaaactactactgtgctatacatgtttgacaaataaataaataaataaataaataaataaaataaataaataaataaaataaactttgttCAACTTGCCCTATACGTTTTGTCTGGATTTTGTTTCAGATGAAATTTGGAACTTCTAATTAGTTTCAGGTTTTCTGCCAAACAGTATCCCAGCCAGAAACCTGACAGAACTTCCAAGAAACAACCTGTTTGCTCCAGGTTCAAAACAAAAAACATGCTTTCCATTTCATGCTTATTTCAATGAACATACAATACAAATTGGGTACATTCACCTACGTAGTAAGGGAAATCACCTTGATAGAAATATGTGAGAACTATTATCTaggccagggatctccaaccttggcaactttaagacttgtggacttaaactgccagaattctggcagtttaagtccacaagtcttaaagttgctaatgttggagacccctgctctatgcaAAGGGCAAAAACTTTATTTAAGTCCTGGGAAGTAAGATAATATTTGGAAGTGACTCAAGCAAACTCTTCTTTGATACACTGGAAtataggaaggaaggggagggatagCACAATCAGGCTTACAAAATCATGTTATCATACTGTCTCTtaatccatatactgtatatataaaagccaaatatcaTTCACTCATCATGAATTCTCCAGAACTCTAACACCTAAAAACTTGAACCTTGgtatgtatgttcctcttggcttctaggtgctcgctatgaaaggatttttcaaaatgacaagCAAATCATTAGTAttttttatacagtattatattaaaatGCTCTGATACTAAGGAGTTAGACTTTCTACTCCCTCTCCCcacttgaaaagaactctgttctaactgccagttgccttatattaacatgctctgatattacccctttgctaaaccaggcgtgGCCAACATGTGACTCATCCAGCCTGCAGACTGGGAATTTAGACATTCCACTCccactccccacctgaaaagaactctattCCAACAgctagttgccttatattaacacagtctgatgctaaggagttacacattctacatacattttcaagctttaagtgtcaatgtatcaaggccgattgtaactactcattaattttcaagctttaactatcaatttatcaagcccaatcacatagttttgtagagAAGCATAGATATCCAGTTACTAGtaaagtacagtcatacctcgtcttacgagcctaattggttccagggggaggttcgtaagatgaaaggttcgtaagacgaaacattgtttcccataagaaacaatgtaaagtcaattaatccatgcaaccaaaaaacccccccgcaaaaaacccgctgccgcccggctgtcaccttttaaaacagcctgggggcttctcagcgacctcccgaacaccgaatgccaaacccgaacttccgggttcggcgttcgggaggccgccgagaagcccccaggctgttttaaaaggtgacagccgggcggcggggcttcccagcagtctccaaatgccgaacgcggaagtttgggtttggcgttcggcttcgggagacggctgggaagccgcgcagctgttttaaaaggtcacagctgggctgggggggttgctgggaagccccccagcctggctgtcaccttttaaaacagctgcgcagcttcccagcagcctccgaacggttcagaaaaaaattgcctcttctttatttatttatttagatttgtatgccgcccctctccgcagactcggggaggctcacaaagTTATGAactttcttacgaacttttttcgtgttacgaacttttttcgtgttacgaacgccaaacccgaacttccgggtttagtgttcggaggctgctgggaagccgcacggctgttttaaaaggtgacacccggcctggggggcttcccagcagcctcccgaagccgaacgccaaacccgaacttccgcgttcggcgttcggaggctgctgggaagccccccagcccggctgtcaccttttaaaacagccacgcggcttcccagcagcctccgaactccaaacccggaagttcgggtttggcgttcataacacgaaaaaagttcgtaagaagaggcaaattttttctgaaccccgggttcgtatcttgagttgttcgtaagacgaggggttcgtatcttgaggtaccactgtatagttctAATCTTCCTGTAGCCTTTTCTGATCTTGTCTACCTAGGCTTGGCTGACAATCCAATCAAAGTCAGCAAAAGAACCAGCCCAAGATTGCTATGTTGAACCTGGGCATCTAATCATAGAATTGGAACGACTGACTGAGACCACAGTGCCGCTATTCCACCTTACCATCAGCCCTCCAACATTAGTTTGGAATTTAAGTGAACTTCTCTGGCTAACTGATTCTAATTTCCAACTGTTTTAATACTTAGGTATTTAGTTTCCTAATATTCAATCAGAATTTGAGTTCCTGCAACTTGAATTATCTTATGCCCAGTCTTCTGAACAATAGAGAACCACTCTTGACTTTCTACACAACCCAGCTTGCTCTGCAATAATATGGAGTTAATCAGGGATGGCCTCTGCATATATttaagactttatttatttatttgtttgtttgtttgtttgtttatttgtttgatttctatgccgcccttctcgaggcgactatGCAATTGAAGAGGACCTATATAATGCATTAGGGCCACTGAGAGAATACAACACCCAAGAGTAGCAGCTAGAATCCTAACAACCCAACAAGACTCACAATATTTTGCCTAATTATTCACATCCGTTTCCTCCAATGTCTTCAGCAGAGCATCATTGTGTGGGAAACAGAAATAGCAGGTCTAGATGTAAATTCAAGAGCAGCATTTTCATTTCCCTAATGCCCTGAAGTGGTTCCACGAAACTGACTTTGCAGCTCATAATAAATGCAATTCCCCCATGGCCTTGAAAACCTGCCTGATGGTTGCATGAGTAGCCATCAGGGTATAATGGCTATTGGGCTAGACTAGGCTTAGGAGGCCCAAGGTTCGAGTCCATCATGGAAAACTCTGTTGCTGAATTTGATGCAAGCCACAAGGGACTGATTATGTGGGTAAAAATTAGAAGCTGGTCATGGATAAAAGTTGGAATATTAATCCTATGAATGcgtaactaccgtgtttccccgaaagtaagatagtgtcttactttctttttatccccaaaagccccactatgtcttacttttggggtatgtcttatattggaaaaaaattgtcgaattttttgttttaaccataaaattaacatttattaacaacctgaacagtattgtattcaccacaaaacagcagatgataccccagtatgccagtgtgtatgttttactgatgtatgattaatactgtgtgcattaccgtattttaagcaggaggcggcagtgacaagtgcaagggacggcgcggtgacgtatggagaggggggcggcgtggaagtgggcaggaggcggcgctcattaagatcagagggaggtggcagacgcggcgacgtatggagagggggacggtgcggacgtgggcaggaggcggcgcgcagctagatgagagggaggcggcaatacccccgtatttccctgaaagtaagacatatgtcttactttcagggtacggcttatattagccgacccccctgaaacccccgatacgtcttacaatcgggggtgtcttactatcggggaaacagggtaagtaaATGAAATAGCAGCTGCAGTCTGATAAGATAGACTGGGAATCACCGCCTGGTGTTGTATGTATTCCCTGGCAGTGTGAGGAGTTTTCAGATTCAGATGATGATGAgtaggatttagagatcataaatctccctGCTCTGCCAACAATTAGCAATGTCAGTGAAGACAatggagctaatgacatagacatgagttcAAGTGACTCAAATGGGAGAGATCACATATAGAGGGACGCACGTTTCAGAAGGTTTAAGAAACGctgggaagaaaaagggaggagatattagagagtaattaattaatgaattacttCACACCCGGGTGTAAAACGGAAGAGACACTGAATTCATTCAATCTTGCAAAACAGAATGGCTGCGTTCCGAACTTGCTCCGAAGCGTAACAGATTATGTCTGATTTATTACTTGTTTTTTATGACTCCTGCCTAGTCctaattagccataaattttagaatgacttatGGAATGTCTTTCATGTTCCTTCCAAGCTTATCTACATAGTTGGTGAGATAACAATGATGAAGAAAGAAAACTGTGTGCAGAGTTGAAATGTAAAGGGGAAAATAAAGAGGATATGTTTTACAATGAGATGtattgagaattcctttattcAAAGTATTATATGAAtcagcctgaaatcagaacacCTGTGGGCCAGAGTCCACCACCAGGCCATGACCTATTGGCCACTGGGTCATGTGGGTGGTTAGccaatgcatgcacatgtgcacgagCACACCCTCTGCAGTCTCACTAAAATTGTGGTGTCACACTGGGATGTGGCGCTAGCATAACCATGAGCACATACCCCTACTCACACCAGTATTGACCTTCAATACTGGTTGGGAACCTCTGATGTAGTCCGTTTAATGTGGTGTCACCCTATTGACTATCACAATTCTGAATAAAACTTCCTTCAGAGTTAACATGCTTGGAAATTCACCAAAGCTGGTTTCTATGAACGCTAAGACAGCTATATGCTTTCTATAGaaagcacaggtagtccttgagttacgatCCCAATTGAGCCCACAAAAGTTGGCaagcaaggcaattgttaagtgagctgTGCCctcttttacaaccttttttttttttttgccacagttgttatgcATCAGTGCAACTGTTAAGCAAACTtgacttcccccattgactttgcttgttgggaaggtcacaaataatATTCACAAGAAAACAGGATAGTACAACATTCATAAATACATgccggttgccaagcacctgaattttgatcatgtaatcgTGGGGATATGGCAACAGTTGAGTGAAAAAATTAGTCATAAATCACTtctttttgtaactttgaatggtgactaaatgaatggttggaaGCCAACGGACGACCTGTAGAACCTACTTTGAATGtgatctcttttctttttccctgctTGACATTATACATCTTTATAATACAAAATGTCCTTTAACGTGTTGGCCAAGGGCCTTTTGACATCAGTGCCAGCTATTTTAAGGATCCTTTGCTAATTATCTCCTACTCCCATTTTTTTGCTGCTTCAAGGCCAGGCTAACTTGTTACAGCAAGAGTTTCCTCTTCCACGAGTGATAATTCCATATTATCACTTGTAGAGGATTTCACTCGGAAATTGAAAGATCCGTACAGTTTTGCTGACTCCTTGGAAGTTGCAAATCGGTTCCTCCTGTAGAGTTCTCCTTTCCACATTTGCATCATCAGCAAACTGGACAACACAACACCACCCAGGGTCAACAGACAGAGCCCAGCAATTACACACCGATCTAGGTGAGCCCCAATCCGGGCACTCTTCTTCTCTAGGCGCTCCATCTCCCGTGCGGCCACTGTGCTGGGATCCACAGTTACATCTCTGGGTACCACATAGGAAACGATGACTAACAAAATCCCAACGACCAAGAACATGATAGCACTGATGAAGCTGTAATCAATAGATTTTCCACCGGTGGCTTCGGAGCTGACATCATCTTCTTCCTCGGAAATTAAGGAAGGTGGATCGTAGGGCCATTCTGAAGGCATCTCTGTGTCAGGGTCAGGATGGGGAAGATACTCTTGGTCCTGGCAACAGCCATGATGTACGAGACTCCCCGGGTAATTTAGGTGGTTCGTGTTTTCGTCCACGCAGGTAAAAGACGTCTCCGATTCACAACAACAGGCATTCTTGGTGGCGGCCTCCTTGGTGGcggcctccttctcttcctttgaaAAGTTGGAGCAGGTGAAATGACCGGCTGTCGTAATCTCTGGCGAGAAGGAGGATACCTCAAGGAGGACGAGAGAAGAAGGCTGAGCAAGTTCTTCCTTGGCTTCCTGCTCAGTACCTTTACAATGATGCTCACAGCATTCAGCAGTCATAACTAGGAATCTATCCTTTGCGCCACTTTCATCCAGCCGGCCCTGGCGTGATGTAGCGCGCAAGCTCCAACCTACACCGTGGCATTCAGCTGATGGAGAGCCCTCT
Coding sequences:
- the TMEM74 gene encoding transmembrane protein 74, with product MACMEILQVAGEGSPSAECHGVGWSLRATSRQGRLDESGAKDRFLVMTAECCEHHCKGTEQEAKEELAQPSSLVLLEVSSFSPEITTAGHFTCSNFSKEEKEAATKEAATKNACCCESETSFTCVDENTNHLNYPGSLVHHGCCQDQEYLPHPDPDTEMPSEWPYDPPSLISEEEDDVSSEATGGKSIDYSFISAIMFLVVGILLVIVSYVVPRDVTVDPSTVAAREMERLEKKSARIGAHLDRCVIAGLCLLTLGGVVLSSLLMMQMWKGELYRRNRFATSKESAKLYGSFNFRVKSSTSDNMELSLVEEETLAVTS